A segment of the Candidatus Woesearchaeota archaeon genome:
ATACCATTGATTATTGCTCGAATGTAACTTACGGGTAATAGCCAAAACAACGCAACTTTTTGGCTTTTAAAGCATTTTAATCCTTCTATTTTTTTTTTGAAAGTTTCTGTGGTATCAACAACAAGCCTTGGTTTTTTTCTATCACGCGCAGTAAATAAATTCCAAATCTCAAATGAATAAGCATCACCTTTAAATTTCATTTCTGTTATTGTTTCTTTAATCAAATCGAATGTTGCATGATGATCAGGCAAAGGATCATCAATAGAGTGGGTAAATACTTTTTCAGGATTTCGTTCTTTGATTTCATTCATAATCCGCTCTTTAACATGATATTTTTGAAATTGTTCTGGAAATTTACCTTCTCTCACACCAAAACAAAATACTTCTCTGCCTCCAATAACTTTGTTTGCAGCTTCTGATTCTTTTAGTCTCATGTTGGCAATGATATTTTTCTGGAGATGCGGATGTGATTTTTCACCGTATGACATGATATAGGTGTAAATAGCGTAGCCTTCATGGGCATATTTAGCTAAACTTCCACCTACTCCTATGATCTGGTCATCGCTATGGGCACAGAAAACAAGAATGGATTTAGGGTTTTGCTTAATTTTTTTGATCATCATCGGCTAGAGAGAATTGAAGTTAATTAAGTTTGCGGTAAATACAGTAGATTCGAAAGTAACATCGTACGTATTAAGTCTTTTTCAGGTTTAGCGCCAGTTCAGCTTCAAAAGTAATTTAACATTGGATTTTTCTCTCTGGAACTCCGAAAAATCCTCAAGAACTTGATGTTAAGAGCTTCACAAAAGTAGGCGCTAAACCACAGACTTAATACGTACTTGCAAGAAACACCACAAAATATATCATTTAGAAACCTTTTCAGGTATTTGTCTATGGTATGGTAATTCATAGACAGAGTGCTGGGGCTAAAATCCCACACTCTTT
Coding sequences within it:
- a CDS encoding PIG-L family deacetylase, coding for MIKKIKQNPKSILVFCAHSDDQIIGVGGSLAKYAHEGYAIYTYIMSYGEKSHPHLQKNIIANMRLKESEAANKVIGGREVFCFGVREGKFPEQFQKYHVKERIMNEIKERNPEKVFTHSIDDPLPDHHATFDLIKETITEMKFKGDAYSFEIWNLFTARDRKKPRLVVDTTETFKKKIEGLKCFKSQKVALFWLLPVSYIRAIINGMNYRIKYAETFYKIN